Genomic DNA from Haloplanus aerogenes:
GACGGCGGTCCGCGACACGGGCCGCACCGTCAGCGTCGCGCGTTTCTCCGTCACTACCTCGAACGACTGGTAGTCGGTGTCGCCGTCGGCGCGTGCCCGGAGCGTGTAGGTGCCGGGGGTCGCGTCGGCGGGGACCGACAGCCGGGCCGTCCAGACGCCGTCGTACGCCCACGTCTCGACGACTGCGAAGCCGAAGCGGTCGGCGTCGGGCCCCTCGACCACGTCCACGTCGATGGCGGTGCGGTCCGGCCGGCGGTTGGTCGTCCCGCGAACGAGTAGCGTCGACCCCGCCTCGATAGTGCGGACGCCGGTGAGCGCCGAGCGGTTGTCGGGCACCACGTCGACGATACGGACGCTCCGGAGCAGATCGGACGCGTCGTCGGTAGCGAGGAGGGCACCCGAGGCCGCCACGCTGGACGCGGCTGCCGGACCGACCACCAGCGACAGCACGAGGCCGAGGACGGCGACGCGGTGCATCCCTCAGTACGTGGGTCGATCCTCGTGCACGCCCTCACGCTCGTTGACGAGGCGGGCGAAGGTAAAGAGGGCGTCCGAGAGGCGGTTGAGGTAGGCGATGGCCTCGGCGTTGACGGGATCGGTGCCGGCGAGGTCGACGGCCCGGCGCTCGGCTCGACGGACGACCGTCCGAGCGTGGTGGAGAGCGGCACCGGCCTCACACCCCGTCGGGAGGACGAACGACTCCAGGGGCGCCAGTTCTTCGTCCGCCGCGTCGATCCACTCCTCCAACTGTTCGGTGTGTTCCTCGCGGACGACGGGGTCGTCCTCGTCGGGATTGGGGTTGGCGAAGTCCGCCTGCACGACGTGGAGGTGGTTCTGGACGCGTTCGAGATACTCGTCCACGTCGGCGTGGCCCGTCGGGCGGATGGTCCCGATGAGCGCGTTGGCCTCGTCGACGGTGCCGTAGGCCTCGATCCGGGGACTGGTCTTCGAGACGCGGGACATGTCCCGCAGGTCGGTCATGCCCTCGTCGCCCCGGCCGGTGTAGATCTTCATGCGAGCGTCCGGTCGACGTACTGCAGGATGTTGGTGCTCTCGGGCATCGTGACGCCGTGGTCGTCGTCGACGAGAACGGGTACGGCGCGCTGGCCGCTGACGCGTTTCACCTCGTTGCGCTGCGAGTGGAGCGCCTCGACCCAGATGGTCTCGTAGTCGATGTCGTGGTCCTGGAGCGCGTCGTGAACCTTCTCACAGTGTGGACAGCCGTCGAGCGCGTAGAGTGTGATCGACATACTCCACGTTGGGTTGCGGACGGCAAGTAGCTTGGCCCGCCCGTCGGAAGGGTCGCGACCCAATCGGTAGCGCCGAAAACGAGCGTTCGTCCCGTTCAGTCCAGATTCGAAATCGCTTCGTCGATATCGAACTCCAGCGTGGTTTCGGACCCCTCCTCGCTTCGGTCGACTTTCTCCTGGTCCTCGTCGATCTCGACTTCCGGCCCTTCCTCCTCGGTGAACTCCGTGTTGACTCCCCACGGCATGCTATCGGTCCTCGGCCAGCACGTCCCGCGTTCTCGATTTCGCGATCCGATGGTCCATTCGACCTTCGTACCGGACGTGCCGATATAGGTGTTGGGTTCTTGCAGGCGTGTCTGGAACGGGACGCGAATCTATAACACGGAGGCGAAAGCAGGGTGATATAAGAATCCATCGGCCCGGCGAGGATTCTGAGTCAAAATAGCGTTCGAAGGGGTGCTTTAGAATCAAATTTGAGAATGTAACCGGAAAATTTTTGAGAAAGAGAGATAGCTACCGGGGCATGAATTTACTGTCGAGTATCGTCGGGACGGTGTCCCAGGAGGCGAGTACCGTCGAAACGGCTGCCGATCGAGACGACGGCGAGACGCCGGATGTATCGATCGAGTCAGAGACGGACACGGGCCTCGGGTTCGGCGCGAACTTCCACACGATTCTGAACCACCTCAACACTCCCATCTTCATTCTCGACGCGGACGGCGATCTCGTCGTATGGAATCGGGCGCTCGAAGAGCTGACCCAGGAGTCCGAAGCGGGAGCGAAAGAACTCACCCGGGAACACGGCGTTACCGGTCCAGCCTTCTACCCCGACGGGCGACGGTCGAAAACGCTCGCCGACAAGGTCGTCGACGCGCCCGAACGGACCCACGAAGAGTACGACGTGCCGCGGATCACGGACGTCGACTACACACTCTACGGCGACGAGAGCGTGATGACCGACGCCAACGGCAACGAGCGCCACATCGAGTTCACCGCCGCGCCCCTCTACGACGAAGACGACGAGTTCGTCGGGGTGGTCGAGATGATCCAGGACCGGACGGAGGACGCGCTCAAACAGCAGGAACTCGAGAGGCTCGTCGACGAACTGCAGTCGACGATGTACGCGATCGAGAACGGGAATCTCGGCGCCCGTGCCACGCTCGGGGACGTAGAACACATCGACACGGAACTCCTCGAGGTCACGGAGAGCCTCAACGATATGGCGATCAAGTTGGAGGGGATGATCGACGAGGTCATCGACATCGCGGATACGGTGTCGGAAACGAGTGAGGATCTGAGTAGCACCAGCGAGGAGGTGACCAGTTCGATCAAAGAGATCGAGACGTCCAGTGGGGAGATCGTCGACGGGGCAGACAACCTCGCCGAACAGGTCGAGGAAGCGGATACGAGTATCTCGAACCTCTCGGCGTCGATCGAGGAGATCACGGCGACGGCAAACGAGGTCAACGGGCAGTCGGAACAAGCGGCGGAACTGGCGACCGACGGCGTCGACGAGGCAACCGACGCGATCGAGCAGATCCAGAACGCCGTCGAAGCCGCCAACGAGATCGAGGACGACATCGACACCCTGGAACAGCAGATGGACGAGATCGGTGAGATCACGGATCTGATCTCGGACATCACCGACGAGACGAACCTGCTCGCACTGAACGCGAACATCGAGGCGGCTCGGTCCGCAAACGGGAGCGACGGGTTCGGCGTCGTCGCGAACGAGATCAAGTCGCTCGCGGAGGAATCGCAGGAGGCCACGGAGGAAATCGAGAACATCATCGAAGAGACACAGGAGCAGACGGCGGACGTGACGGACCAGATCGACGCCGCGACGGCGGAGATCACGGGAGGGGCGAACGCCGTCGAAGAGCTGGTCACGGTCTTCGAGGAGATCGACGACGCGGTCTCTGACGCCAGTAATGGGGTTGCAGAGATCGCCGAAGCTGTCGAATCGCAGGCGGACGAAGCCGACCAGGTGAGTCACGTCGTGAAAGAGACGTCGACGATGTCCCAGCAGATTGCGGGGTCGATCCAGCAGATTTCGACGGGGGTCGAACAGCAGTCGACGGCGATGTCCGAGACCGCGGAGATGGCCCAGGAGTTGAGCCACTCCAGTCGCCAGCTCCACGAGCAGGTCGCCCGGTTCGACACCGAGCAGGGGCAGACCGAACGGAACGCCGCATCGACCAGTTAGCGGGTCCGCCCCCGATCCGACGACGAGATACTGGCCCGTCGGTCGACAGGGTACGTGGAGGACGAGGCCCGCGAACAGTGGTATGCGGTGTGTCGTTCAGTCGACGTGGTGATCGGTCAGTGGGGAAGATACTATGGGCATAAACATCTACTTGTATGAGAACAGCCATGGGACGCTCTTACGGTAGCACATCTCTCTCAAGACCACTAGCTGAGGAACCAATTTCGGTCCTTCACGTCGATGATGAACCCGATTTCGCCGAGACGGCCGCTGATTTCTTTGAACAGAGGCAAGCCAGAATCGACATCACTGCGGTAGGCAGTGCTACTGAGGGGCTTGAGTACCTCTCGGAGGCGGACGTCGATTGTATCGTCAGCGATTACCGGATGGCTGGGATGGACGGCCTCGAATTTCTGGAGGCTGTGCGCGAGGAGTATCCCGATCTGCCGTATATTCTACTCACCGGCAAGGGGAACGAGGACGTCGCCAGCGCCGCCATCTCGAAAGGCGTTACCGAGTACCTCCAAAAGAAGCCCGGCGCGGACCAGTTTTCCGTCTTAGCCAATCGCATCGAAAACGTGGTCGATCAGACGCGGGCAGAACGTCGCCTCGAAGAGAGCCAACGACGCTTCCAGACGCTACTGGACAACGTTCCGGGCATCGTCTATCGCGGTCACAACGACCGGGGCTGGCCGATGCGCTTTCTCAGCGACGACTGCGTCGAACTGACCGGATACGAGCCGTCGGCACTGGTCGACGGCGACGTTAGTTACGGTCGGGACATCATACACGAAGACGACCGCGACCGAGTCTGGGAAGTCGTCCAAGACGCTCTTTCGTCCCACGACCCCTTCCGCATCGAATATCGTATCCGGACTGCCGACGGCACGGAGAAGTGGGTCAGGGAGCAGGGACAGGGCGTCTTCGAAGACGGCGACGTCGTGGCTCTCGAAGGCTTCATCACGGACGTAACGGCTCGAAAGCAGTCGCAGAGACAACGCGAGTTCCAGTCTTCGTTGTTGGAAGCAAAGATGGAGGCCACTATCGATGGGCTACTCGTCATCGACGAGGATCGAACCGTCGCCTCCTACAACGACCAGTTCGTCGAGATGTGGGAGGTTCCGGATGAAGTAATCGAGACGAAATCGGACGAAGCGCTGCTGGACTGGGCCGTCGATAACAAGCTTGCAGAACCCGAGGATTTCCTGACGCTGGTCGAAGACCTCTACGACCACCCCGACAGAACGAGTCGTGACGAAGTCCGACTCACGGACGGTCGCGTCTTCGACCGGTATTCGGCCCCGGTCGTCGGCGACGACGGGACCAACTACGGTCGCCTCTGGGTGTTTCGGGACATCACCGAGCGCACGGAATACGAGCGGGAACTCGAACGGCAAGAATTCCTGTTCAGCCGAGTGCAGGAGATCGCGTCCATCGGCATCTGGGAGTACGATCCACAGTCGGGTGAGCTGATCTGGTCCGACGGCATTCGTCGCATTCACGGCGTCGACGACGACTACGAACCGACGTTAGCGGAGGGGATCGACTTCTATCACCCCGACGACCGTGACGAAATCGAAGCCACCGTCACCCGCGCAATCGAGGAGTGCGAGGGGTTCAATCGCGAACTGCGTATCGTCCGGCCGGACGGAGACGTCCGAAACGTTCGGACGTGGGGAGAAGTCAGCACGGACGAACACGGCGCGACGGAGGTCATTCGGGGGGTGTTTCAGGACATCACCGACCGCAAGGAGCGCGAAGAGCAACTCCAGACCTACGAGTACGTGTTCGAATCCGCCCTCAGCGCCCTCGCTATCGCGGGCCTCGATGGCGAATTGCGGTCGGTCAACGCCGCCTTCTGTGAGATGTGGGGATACGAGGACTGCGAGGATCTCCTGAGCCAGTCAGTCACCGACTTCTGGACGGAGCCCGAGGCGGCGGCGAACGTCGTCGACGCGATTCGAGAGACGGGCCGTTGGGAGGGTGGACTCCAAGGGGTTCGCGAGGACGGAACCACGTTCGACACCTACTGTTCCGCGAGTACGGTGACCGACGACGACGGCGACCCGATTGCGCTGATGTCGTCGTTCGTCGACGTCACCGAGCGCAACCGACACGAGCAGAAACTCGCCGAGGAGCGCGAGAAATACGCGACGCTGGTCGAACAGAGCCACGATGGGATCGCGATCATCCAAGACGGAGCGTTCGTCTTCGTCAACTCCCGACTGTCGGACATCGTCGGCTACGAAGAATCCGACCTCCTCGGGATGCCTATCATCGACCTGATCACGCCGAAGAGCCGAGAACTGGTCCAGAAGCGCCACGAGCAACGGCTGGACCCGGGCGCCGACGACCCACCCTCGCAGTACACCCTGACGTTCGAGACGGCTGATGGACGCGAAAGAGTCGGGGAGGTCAGTGCCGCCGTGATTCAGTACGAGGGTGCGCCGGCGGTGTTGACGTCGGTTCGGGACGTGACCGAACGACAGCAATACGAAGACGAGTTGGAGCGGGTCAACGAGGAACTGGAAGTGTTGAATCGGGTCGTTCGCCACGACATCCGCAACGACATGACGGTCATCCTCGGCTGGGCCGAAATGCTCGGAGAGCACGTCGACGACGACGGAAAGGAGCGTCTCGAAACGATTCTCACGGGCGGCAAACACGTCGTCGAACTCACGGAAATCGCTCGCGACTACGTCGAGACGCTAACGGGTGACGGCGCGGTCGACGTCAAACCCGTGCAATTGGATCCGATGCTCAGGAACGAGATCATGCTCCGTCGAGAGGCGTACCCCGACGCGGATATCGTCGTCGAAGAGCCGATTCCGGATGTCGGCGTGCAAGCGAACGAGATGCTGTCCTCCGTGTTCCGGAACCTGCTGAACAACGCTGTCCAACACAACGACAAGGACAGGCCGGTCGTCGAGGTAACTATCCGCGAGAGAGCGGACGAGGTCGAAGTGACGGTCGCGGACAACGGGCCGGGAGTGCCCGAATCCCAACGCGAGACGATATTCGGGAAGGGCGAGATGGGCCTCGATAGCGGTGGAACGGGCATCGGGCTCTACCTCGTCCACACGCTGGTCAAGCAGTACGGCGGCGACGTTCGGGTCGAAGACAACGACCCAGAGGGTGCGGCCTTTACCGTAACGCTCCCGAGAGCGGGGTGACGAATCGTCTTCGCCAGTGACCGCTCCGACAGGCTCCCCGAATCTATATTATAAATCGAGTGCACTTTTTCGGCATGTCTTTCGATACCACCCCACAAAAAATCGAATCCGGAACGTCCGGACTCGACGACGTGCTACACGGGGGACTCCTCTCGGGCCACACAGCGATCGTCACTGGTGGACCGAGGACGGGAAAGACTATCTTGGCCCTCCAATTTCTCGCGGCCGCCGATGGTGACGCGCTGTATATCGGCTTCGAAGAGCGCGAACGAGAACTGCGACGGAACGCAGAACACCTCGGGATCGATCTGTCTGATGTCTCGATATTGGATCTAAGCGCGAAGGGAGACCACTTCTTCTCCGAAGAGGCGTACACCCTCTTCTCCAGCGAGGAGGTCGAAGGTGAAAAGTTGCTCAAACAAATCGCCTCGGCAATCGAGAACTACGACGTTGATCGTCTCGTCGTCGACCCGCTCTCGGAACTCCGCTCGCTGCTCCCCGACGACTTCCAGTTCCGTCGCAACATCTCCTCGCTGTTCAACACGCTCAACGACCGGGACATCACGGGCGAGTTCAGATCGACGAACTACCAGACCAGCTATCTGGCAGACAACCTCATCTTCCTGCAGTATCTAGAAGTCGACGGCGACATCGAGAAGGCAATCGGCGTGCTGAAAAAGCGCTTCGGCGGGTTCGAACAGTCGTTACGCGAGCTGTGGATCGACACCGGTGGACTCCATGTCGGCGAGCGACTGAGCGGCTACCGTGGGATCCTCACCGGAACCCCGGAACCGACCACCGAGGATCGGTAGCCCGGCCGGAGCAGAGATCCCAATGAACGAGGTTATCGGACGTGGTGCGACGCGAATAGCCCTTCGGGTGAGTCGCGACCGTAATCGACGCCTGCTTGCCGACCTCCTCGCGGATCACGACGTCGTCGATATCACCGATACCGTCCCGGGAGGGACCGATCTCTGCATCGTCGATGATCGAGGGTTGACTCGGATAGCGACAGCGCTCACCGACTGGAAGCACGACCAACAGCCGACCTACGCGCCGGTACTTCTCCTGTCCGAGTCGAGCAGAACGAATCCATGGAAACGGTACGGCGGTCGGTTAGGTGAGCAAATCGACGCCATCCAGCCGATCCCGGCCCCGAAAATGGCGATTCGCACACGCGTCGAGTCGTTGCTGGAGACACGACGGTACTCCGAAGAGTTGGCGAGTGAACGTCAGTTGGTCGAGCAAATCTTCGACACGAGTCCGATAGCCAAGGTCGTCCTCGACGCCGACGGCAATATCGTGCGAGCGAACCAGCGCGCCGAGGACGTACTCGGACTGAGGAGATCGGAGCTCTCCGAGCGATCGTACGATTCCCCGGAGTGGCGGATCATCGACGAGAACGGCGACCCGATCCCGAGCGACGATCTCCCCTTCTCTCGGGTCATGAGGTCGGGCGAACCGGTCTACGGCTACGAACATGGGATCGAGCGTCTCGACGGGGACCGAGCGTGGCTCTCGATCAATATGGGACCGATCCTCGACGAGAACGGTGAGATCGACTATCTCGTGAGTTCCATCGAGGACGTCACCGAGCGCAAGCGACTCGAACGTGAACTACGGGAGTCCGATGAACTCCACCGGGCCACGCTGAGCAACATCATGGATACGGTGTTCATCACCGACGACGCGGGCCGGTTCACGTACATCTGCCCGAACGTCCACTTCATCTTCGGGTACACGGCCGACGAGGTTCGAGAGATGGGAACAGTAGAGGCATTGCTTGGGGAAGATCCCGCACCAGATGGGGTTGCCGACGGGGAGACGGCCGAAAATATCGATTGGCAAGTCACCGACTCCGAAGGGGAAGAACACATTTTGCTGGTCACGGTGACCTCGGTCTCGATTCAAGACGGGTCGAGACTCTACAGCGCCCGTGACGTCACGGACCTCGTCGAATCCGAGCGTCGGCTCGAACTCGAGCGAGAGCGCCTCGAAACCGTCGTCTCGAATGCCCCACTCATCCTCTCCGCCGTCGACAGCGACGGGACGATCACGCTCAGCAAAGGGAAACAGCTCGAACAGATCGGCCTCGAACCCGGAGAACTGGTAGGAAAGTCAGTGGAGGACGCGTTCGGCGACGTGCCGGAGATTCTCGACAACGTCGAGCGGGCACTCGACGGCGAGGAATTCTGGACGGAAACGCGCATCGGAGACCGGTATCTTCAGGCGTGGCATCAGCCCGTGTTCGAGGACGGCGACGTGGCTCACGTAATCGTCGTCGCGCAGGACATCACGGATCGCAAACGCCAAGAGGAACGGTTCCAGGCGTTCGTCGAGGGGTCCTCGGACATCATCACCGTCCTCGGCAGTGGGGGGGTCGTCGAGTACGTGAGTCCCTCCGTCGAGCGCATTCTCGGATACGACCCCGACGAACTGGTCGGTGAGAACGCGTTCGACATAATCCATCCGGAGGACCGCGACGACCTCGTCGCGGGCTTTGCAGAACTTTCCAGGGAGGACGGGGAGACGTTTACCAAGCGGTATCGAACGAGACACGCGGACGGGTCGTGGCGGTGGACGGAATCTCGAACGACCAAGCGACCGGACATGGCCCAGGGGAGATACGTCGTCAACACGCGCGACGTCACCGAGCAGGTAGATGTCGAACGAAAGCTCCGTAGGACCGAGCAGAGTCGCTCGCTCGCACTCAAAGTCTCCCAGGCCGGTGTCTGGGAGTGGAACCTGGAAACCGACGAGGTGATATGGAACGAGGCGATGGAGGCGCTGTTCGGAATCAACCCGGACACGTTCGAGGGGACCTACGAAGCATTTGCCGACCGCCTCCACCCCGAGGACCTCCCCGACGTCGAAGCGGCCATCGAACAGTCCATCGAACAGGACGAGCCGTTCCACACGTCGTTTCGAATCGTCCGGGACGACGGTGTCGAACGCTGGGTCGAGGCACGAGGAAAAGTCGTCTCCGATGGGGCCGGGGCCCCGGAACGAATGTTGGGCGTTAACGTCGATATCACCGAGCGAAAAGAGCGAGAACGCGAGCTCGAACAGTACGAGACAATCGTCGAGACGGCGGCCGACCCGATCTACGTACTCGACGACGATGGCCAAGTTACGCTGGTGAACGAAGCGTTCACAGCGGCGGTTGGTCTCGCGAAATCTGAGATCACGGGGGAGAAGGTCACGACGTTACTGGACCGGGACGACGTCGAGGCAAGCCTCGTACGCGTTGAGGAACTGAGTGAAGGCGCCGGGAGTCACGAGACGCTCGAAGTGTCCGTTTCGACACCGGAAGGGCAACGGCAGTACGAGGTCAATATCACACCCATCACCGGTGCTGAAGACGGCGTATCGGGGACGGTAGGCGTCGCACGCGAGGTCACCGACCTCAGGGAACACGAGCGTCAGCTTCGGCGGACACAACGGGCAATCGAAGCCTCCGGCCACGCCATCTACATCACGGATCCCGATGGAGTAATCGAGTACGTCAACCCGGCCTTCGAAGAGATCACGGGCTATGCGCGAGAGGAGGTGATTGGGAACACGCCGCAGCTCTTGAGTTCGGGAGAGCTTCCGGAGACCCACTATGCGGAGCTCTGGGCGACGATCAAATCGGGCGACATCTGGGACGAGGAGATCGTCAACGAGCGAAAGGACGGCGGGCAGTATCACGCCGCTCAGACGATCGCGCCGATCATGGACGAAAACAGCCGAATCGAGGGGTTCGTCGCCATCCAGACGGACATCACCGATCACAAGGATCGCCTCCAGCAGTTGCGGGTCATGGATCGCGTGCTCCGGCACAATCTGCACAACGACATGAACGTCATCCGGGGGTTCGCCGAGATAGTTCGACAGGAGGCCGAAGACCCAGTGTCGAACTATGGAAAACAGATCGTCGAACACAGTGACCACCTCCTGAACCTCACTGACAAACAGCGGAAGATCACCGAGGTTCTCTCGTCGGAGCCACATCGCGAGTCGGTCGATGCGGTGTCCACAGTCCAACGGACCGTCGAGATGATCTCGAAAAACTATCCGGACGCACGCATCGATCTCGACCTTCCGGAAGAGGCGACCGTGTCGGCAACTGATGGCCTCGGACAGGCCATCGAAGAGTTGGTGAGCAACGCGATCACGCACACCGATCGGGAAGTCCCCGACGTAGCGATTCAGGTCACGAACGACGTTGAGACCGTCCAGATTCGGATCGCGGATACCGGTCCCGGTATTCCGGAGATGGATCGCCGGGTCGTGCTGGGTAAACACGAGGTCGAGCAACTCTATCACGGGACTGGATTAGGACTCTGGCTCGTCTCGTGGATCATCCGACGCTCCAACGGAAGTCTGTGGTTCGAGGAAAACGAGCCACGCGGGTCGGTGGTCGTGATCACGCTTCGAAAACCGACCGACGCAACGAATGGATTGTCCTAGCCCGGTTGTGACTAACGCGCGGTGCGAACAGCCGATGAGCAAGCGCTCGCAGTGGTGACGAATCGGCGTTCAGATCGGCCGCGCTCGGCCTGTCAGGCGACGGACGGGCGTGATCGACTCCGAGAGATGCTCCGAACTCCCGCTAGACGGTGATCCATCTGCACTGCAGTCTCGACTGTCGCGGGATAATTCATATCGCGACATGCGATTTATGCGCCGTTTTCGGGAACCAGTATCTTCAATTGGACCGGCGGCCGAAAGACAGCTATGAGCCTCGAGATGGAACACGACTGCCCGGAGTGCTCGAACGACACCTTCTGGCGGACTGCGAGCACGACGCTCCACCTGGGCGAGAAGACGAAGTGGACGTGTACCGACTGCGACTACGGGCTGGTTCGTGTCGACGGCATCGACAGCTCCGACAACTACGGCGCCTTCTGAGACCGTCGGCCGAACTGATTCGGGAGTAGGGGTGCTATATCGACGAACAGCCGACAGCCGTCACTCGATCTGCTCGCGGTACTCGTCGGCCGAGAGCAGGTCGTCGAACTCGCTCTCCGAACTCGGTTCGATTTCGATCATCCAGCCCTCGCCGTAGGGGTCCTCGTTGACCAGTTCGGGTGCGTCGAACAGATCCTCGTTGACGGCGAGGACGGTCCCCGAGACGGGCGAAACGAGGTCGGAGACGGCCTTGATGCTTTCGACGACGCCGAACTCGCCCTCTTTCGTCACGTCGTCGCCCTCGGCCGGGAGTTCGACGAACACCACGTCGCCCAACTCGTCCTGTGCGAAGTCGGTGATGCCGATCCGAACGCTGTCGCCGTCGGTGGTCGTCCATTCGTGCGATTCCAGATACCGTCGATCCGTGGGTACGTCGAAGCTCATTTGTCGATGAAGGGGGGAGTTACTACGTTCGCCTGTTTCGGTTCGCCCCGGACCAGCACCCGAACGCGGGTGCCCGGAGGTGCCTGTTCGGTCGAGAGGTAGCCGAGACCGATGGGTTCGCCGAGCGTGGGACTCATCGTCCCGCTCGTGAGATGGCCGAGATGCTCGCCGTCGGCGTCGACCACCTCGTAGCCGTGGCGGGGCACGCCCCGTTGCTGGAGGACGACACCCCTGAACCGCTCGTCGACGCCCTCGCTCTCGACGCGTTCGAGGGCGTCACGCCCCACGAACTCCGTGTCGAGGTCGACCGTCCACCCGACGCCCGCCTCGTAGGGGGTACGGGGTTCGTCCTCGGGATCGAAGTCCTGCCCGGAGAGGAGAAAGCCCATCTCCAGCCGCAAGGTGTCGCGAGCGCCGAGGCCACAGGGCTGGCAGTCGAACGCCGACCACACCGTCTCGGCCTCGTCCCACGGGACGAGGAACTCGAAGCCGTCCTCGCCGGTGTACCCCGTCCGCGACGTGAAACACCGCACGCCGGCCACGTCGAGGAACGCCGCGTCGAAGCGGGCGATATCGCGACTCGCGCCATCGGTCGCCGCCGCGGCGAGATCGGGCGCATCGGGACCCTGCAGCGCCAGCATGGCCCACTCCTCCGTGGCGTTGTGGACCGTCGCGTCGAGATCCCACTCGTCGCGATACTCGATCCAGCGCGTGTACATTTCGGTGTCGTGCCCCGCGTTCGGGATGAACAGGTACTGCGGGACACCGTCGGCATCGGCGAGCCGAAACACCACCGTGTCATCGAGGATGATCCCCTCGTCGTCGGTGATACACGCGTACTGGGTATCGCCCGGATCGAGTTCGGCCACGTCGTTGGTGGTCAGTCGCCCCATCAACTCCGCCGCGTCGGGGCCTGATACCCGAATCTCGCCCATATGCGAGACGTCGAAGAGGCCGGCCGACTCCCGAACGGCCGCGTGTTCGGTCCGGATCGAGTCGAACTCGACCGGCATCTCCCAGCCGCCGAACTCGGTGAACGAGGCATCCCGGTCGGCGTGGATCGCGTGTAAGGGTGGCTTCCGTAGGCCCATATCCGTATCTCGACGCCTCGTGACCTAATGGTTTTGTCCGTCGCTGAACGGATAGTTATTGGATAAACCGTATACTGCAATACAGAATCGAGGGTGCGCGTCCCAACCGAAAAGCGAAAGTCCAGCCCTGCTCGTACGTGCCCGTCTGGATGGTATCCACCCGACGACTTCGACTGCTGTCCCTGTGTCTCGGTCTCGGTGCGCTCGCCGTACTCGGGTGGCAGTATTCGGTGGCCGACCTGCTCGCCTACATTCGGGGCGAGAATCGGTGGGTCGTCGTGTTCGGCCTCGGTGTCTTGTATCTCGTGCGCCCACTGCTGCTGTGGCCGCTCAGCGTGTTCTCCGTGTTCATCGGCTACGTGTTCGGCTTTCCCGTCGGCGTCCCGCTGGTGCTTGGAGGGACGCTGCTCACCTGCCTCCCGCCGTTCCTCGTCGCGACGCACTTCGGCCACGAATTCGGTCGACTCGCAACCCACGGTTCGGCGCTGGTCGAGACGACCGGCGAACTCCGGGGAATGGTCGCCGCACGCCTCTCGCCTGCCCCTGCCGACGCGGTGTCGTACGGGGCCGGCATCGCCGGCGTGCCGCTCCGGAGCTTCGCGCTCGGCACACTCGTCGGTGAACTGCCGTGGGCGCTGTTTTACGTGCTTCTCGGTCGCTCCCTTCGCACCTTCTCGGCGGCAGGGATCGAACAGATCGACCTCCGTCTGCTCCTCCTCGCCGCGCTCGTCTCCGTCCTCCTCGTCGCACGGCCGCTCTACGAATACCTCCGGGACCGACTCCGATTCTAACCGTCGACAGGCGTGGAGTTGCGTCGATTGC
This window encodes:
- the gcvH gene encoding glycine cleavage system protein GcvH, translating into MSFDVPTDRRYLESHEWTTTDGDSVRIGITDFAQDELGDVVFVELPAEGDDVTKEGEFGVVESIKAVSDLVSPVSGTVLAVNEDLFDAPELVNEDPYGEGWMIEIEPSSESEFDDLLSADEYREQIE
- the gcvT gene encoding glycine cleavage system aminomethyltransferase GcvT; translated protein: MGLRKPPLHAIHADRDASFTEFGGWEMPVEFDSIRTEHAAVRESAGLFDVSHMGEIRVSGPDAAELMGRLTTNDVAELDPGDTQYACITDDEGIILDDTVVFRLADADGVPQYLFIPNAGHDTEMYTRWIEYRDEWDLDATVHNATEEWAMLALQGPDAPDLAAAATDGASRDIARFDAAFLDVAGVRCFTSRTGYTGEDGFEFLVPWDEAETVWSAFDCQPCGLGARDTLRLEMGFLLSGQDFDPEDEPRTPYEAGVGWTVDLDTEFVGRDALERVESEGVDERFRGVVLQQRGVPRHGYEVVDADGEHLGHLTSGTMSPTLGEPIGLGYLSTEQAPPGTRVRVLVRGEPKQANVVTPPFIDK
- a CDS encoding PAS domain S-box protein: MNEVIGRGATRIALRVSRDRNRRLLADLLADHDVVDITDTVPGGTDLCIVDDRGLTRIATALTDWKHDQQPTYAPVLLLSESSRTNPWKRYGGRLGEQIDAIQPIPAPKMAIRTRVESLLETRRYSEELASERQLVEQIFDTSPIAKVVLDADGNIVRANQRAEDVLGLRRSELSERSYDSPEWRIIDENGDPIPSDDLPFSRVMRSGEPVYGYEHGIERLDGDRAWLSINMGPILDENGEIDYLVSSIEDVTERKRLERELRESDELHRATLSNIMDTVFITDDAGRFTYICPNVHFIFGYTADEVREMGTVEALLGEDPAPDGVADGETAENIDWQVTDSEGEEHILLVTVTSVSIQDGSRLYSARDVTDLVESERRLELERERLETVVSNAPLILSAVDSDGTITLSKGKQLEQIGLEPGELVGKSVEDAFGDVPEILDNVERALDGEEFWTETRIGDRYLQAWHQPVFEDGDVAHVIVVAQDITDRKRQEERFQAFVEGSSDIITVLGSGGVVEYVSPSVERILGYDPDELVGENAFDIIHPEDRDDLVAGFAELSREDGETFTKRYRTRHADGSWRWTESRTTKRPDMAQGRYVVNTRDVTEQVDVERKLRRTEQSRSLALKVSQAGVWEWNLETDEVIWNEAMEALFGINPDTFEGTYEAFADRLHPEDLPDVEAAIEQSIEQDEPFHTSFRIVRDDGVERWVEARGKVVSDGAGAPERMLGVNVDITERKERERELEQYETIVETAADPIYVLDDDGQVTLVNEAFTAAVGLAKSEITGEKVTTLLDRDDVEASLVRVEELSEGAGSHETLEVSVSTPEGQRQYEVNITPITGAEDGVSGTVGVAREVTDLREHERQLRRTQRAIEASGHAIYITDPDGVIEYVNPAFEEITGYAREEVIGNTPQLLSSGELPETHYAELWATIKSGDIWDEEIVNERKDGGQYHAAQTIAPIMDENSRIEGFVAIQTDITDHKDRLQQLRVMDRVLRHNLHNDMNVIRGFAEIVRQEAEDPVSNYGKQIVEHSDHLLNLTDKQRKITEVLSSEPHRESVDAVSTVQRTVEMISKNYPDARIDLDLPEEATVSATDGLGQAIEELVSNAITHTDREVPDVAIQVTNDVETVQIRIADTGPGIPEMDRRVVLGKHEVEQLYHGTGLGLWLVSWIIRRSNGSLWFEENEPRGSVVVITLRKPTDATNGLS
- a CDS encoding DUF7838 family putative zinc beta-ribbon protein; this translates as MSLEMEHDCPECSNDTFWRTASTTLHLGEKTKWTCTDCDYGLVRVDGIDSSDNYGAF
- a CDS encoding TVP38/TMEM64 family protein yields the protein MVSTRRLRLLSLCLGLGALAVLGWQYSVADLLAYIRGENRWVVVFGLGVLYLVRPLLLWPLSVFSVFIGYVFGFPVGVPLVLGGTLLTCLPPFLVATHFGHEFGRLATHGSALVETTGELRGMVAARLSPAPADAVSYGAGIAGVPLRSFALGTLVGELPWALFYVLLGRSLRTFSAAGIEQIDLRLLLLAALVSVLLVARPLYEYLRDRLRF